In one Geotoga petraea genomic region, the following are encoded:
- the cas4 gene encoding CRISPR-associated protein Cas4, producing MEVNGTLINYYFHCKRQCWLHANRINLENEDETVKIGKALHEEKLGKKENTEVKIDNIAIDKITKDYLVEIKKSDADFKASKWQLLLYLSVLKKKGIHKKGKLVFIEKNKTDKKTYYFELTEDNENDLKKIIFDIKELIANEKIPNVDFKNKCKKCSYYQYCMI from the coding sequence ATGGAAGTGAATGGTACTTTAATAAACTATTATTTTCATTGTAAAAGGCAGTGTTGGTTACATGCAAATAGAATTAATCTTGAAAATGAAGATGAAACAGTAAAAATTGGAAAAGCTTTGCATGAGGAAAAGTTAGGGAAAAAGGAAAATACTGAAGTAAAAATTGATAATATTGCCATTGATAAAATCACTAAAGATTATTTAGTTGAAATTAAAAAATCAGATGCTGATTTTAAAGCGTCTAAATGGCAACTATTGTTATATCTTTCTGTTTTAAAAAAGAAAGGAATTCATAAAAAAGGGAAATTAGTGTTCATTGAAAAAAATAAAACTGATAAAAAAACATATTATTTTGAGTTAACCGAAGATAATGAAAATGATTTGAAGAAAATAATTTTTGATATTAAAGAATTAATAGCGAATGAAAAAATCCCTAATGTTGATTTTAAAAATAAATGTAAAAAATGTTCTTATTATCAATATTGTATGATTTAA
- the cas1b gene encoding type I-B CRISPR-associated endonuclease Cas1b — protein sequence MKSKYIMTMGNLSRKDNSLDFKNEKGHNYIPIEGVREIYILNEVSVNSKLLSYLSKYGIILHFFDYFGHYTGTYYPKEKYISGKLLIKQVYAFTNKREKIAKSIIKGIIENIHFVLYHYYKHGINEVKPFLGDLKKIYLRDLEKDINISQIMAIEGAVWQNFYNQFKFFLNEDFIFNKRVKRPPDNPINALISFGNSLLYTRTISQIYRTHLDQSISFLHEPVQSRFSLSLDLSESFKPLIVFKTIFDLVNHNSLKVKEHFDNKLNYCILNPQGRKIFIKAFEERLDKKFKHGKLKRLVSYNTAIKIDGYKLIKDIMEDKPFIPYIEKIKI from the coding sequence ATGAAATCAAAATATATTATGACTATGGGAAATTTGAGCAGAAAAGATAATTCTTTAGATTTTAAGAACGAAAAAGGTCACAATTATATTCCAATTGAAGGAGTTAGAGAGATTTATATTTTGAATGAGGTTTCTGTTAATTCTAAACTATTATCATATTTGTCTAAATATGGAATTATTCTTCATTTTTTTGACTATTTTGGGCATTATACAGGAACTTATTATCCAAAGGAAAAATATATCTCTGGAAAATTATTAATTAAACAAGTTTATGCATTTACCAATAAAAGAGAAAAGATTGCAAAATCAATTATTAAAGGAATAATAGAAAATATTCATTTTGTTTTATATCATTATTATAAGCATGGAATTAATGAAGTAAAACCTTTTTTGGGCGATTTGAAAAAAATATATTTAAGGGATTTGGAAAAAGATATAAATATTTCACAAATTATGGCGATTGAAGGAGCAGTTTGGCAAAATTTTTATAATCAATTCAAATTTTTTTTGAATGAAGATTTTATTTTTAATAAAAGAGTTAAAAGACCTCCTGATAATCCAATAAATGCATTAATATCTTTCGGTAATTCCCTTCTTTATACTAGAACAATTTCTCAGATTTATAGAACTCACCTTGATCAATCAATTAGCTTTTTACACGAACCTGTTCAAAGTAGATTTTCTTTGAGTTTAGATTTATCAGAATCTTTCAAACCCTTAATAGTTTTTAAAACAATTTTTGATTTAGTTAATCATAATAGTTTAAAGGTTAAGGAACATTTTGATAATAAATTAAATTATTGTATTTTAAACCCACAAGGAAGGAAAATTTTTATAAAAGCATTCGAAGAAAGGTTAGACAAAAAATTCAAACATGGAAAATTAAAAAGGCTTGTTTCTTATAATACAGCTATTAAAATAGATGGATACAAACTGATAAAAGATATCATGGAAGATAAACCTTTTATTCCTTATATAGAAAAGATCAAGATATAA
- the cas2 gene encoding CRISPR-associated endonuclease Cas2, with the protein MKNYNYSYIILMYDINEKRVQKVFKICKKYLEHYQKSVFMGEITASNIIKLRKELKKIINKKEDFVAIIKMMNEKSFEIESYGNEENEDKDFL; encoded by the coding sequence ATGAAAAATTATAATTATTCTTATATTATTTTAATGTACGATATAAATGAAAAAAGGGTACAAAAAGTTTTTAAGATTTGTAAAAAATATTTAGAACATTATCAAAAATCTGTTTTTATGGGAGAAATAACAGCATCGAATATTATTAAATTAAGAAAAGAATTAAAGAAAATAATCAATAAAAAAGAAGATTTTGTGGCTATTATAAAAATGATGAATGAAAAGAGCTTTGAAATAGAGAGTTATGGAAATGAAGAAAATGAAGATAAAGATTTTTTATAA
- a CDS encoding type II toxin-antitoxin system PemK/MazF family toxin: MVIKQYEIFLIDLNPTKGSKINKVRPCLVISPDEMNHNLNTIIVAPLTSKIKNTYPFRVKTTIKDVESHIVLDQIRTLDKSRFIKKIGMLTKKEIQEVKYVLEEMLIK, encoded by the coding sequence TTGGTGATAAAACAGTATGAAATATTTTTGATCGATTTGAATCCAACAAAAGGATCTAAGATAAACAAAGTTAGGCCTTGTTTAGTGATATCCCCAGATGAAATGAACCATAATCTCAATACAATAATAGTTGCTCCTTTAACAAGCAAGATAAAAAATACCTATCCTTTTCGAGTAAAAACAACAATAAAAGACGTAGAATCTCATATAGTTTTAGATCAAATCAGAACTTTAGATAAGAGTAGATTTATCAAAAAAATAGGAATGTTAACCAAGAAAGAAATTCAAGAAGTAAAATATGTCCTTGAAGAAATGCTCATCAAATAA
- a CDS encoding AbrB/MazE/SpoVT family DNA-binding domain-containing protein, translating into MKTNLIRIGNSKGIRIPSSIIKELDLGEQIEMEIIENKLIIKPVKKTREGWDTAAKKLHENQEDHLLIDDDLDDWNDIDW; encoded by the coding sequence ATGAAAACAAATCTAATCAGAATAGGGAACTCTAAAGGAATAAGAATCCCTTCGAGCATAATTAAAGAGCTTGATCTTGGAGAACAAATTGAGATGGAAATAATAGAAAATAAATTAATAATTAAACCAGTTAAAAAAACGAGAGAGGGTTGGGACACCGCAGCAAAAAAACTACACGAGAACCAAGAAGACCATCTTTTAATAGATGATGACTTAGATGATTGGAATGATATAGATTGGTGA
- a CDS encoding YncE family protein → MEEYLIVLNKDEDSISIINIEKKEEIKKIQTDHNPHEVIVTEDGKKTYVTCSLGNTIDVIDNDSFEITKRITHEDFNFPHGLDIVDNGKKLYVASTYSEKIFIIDTQTDEIIKHFPTYQKLSHMIEPSPDKKTIYVPNIGSDNITIIDTETEEITGHFPVGKGPEGVACSPDGKYVYVANQEDNTLYVINRKTLKPDYKRRTGECPIRIVFSPDGKYAFIPNRYSRDVSVIATKHKMKDQLVPWEIKRIPIGIWPGGVCFNESGSMAFVANNKTNDISFINVEKLEETTRVKAGIHPDGIAYLKK, encoded by the coding sequence ATGGAAGAATATCTTATAGTTTTAAACAAAGACGAAGATTCTATTTCTATAATCAACATAGAAAAAAAAGAAGAAATCAAAAAAATCCAGACTGATCACAATCCACACGAAGTTATAGTAACTGAAGACGGTAAAAAGACATATGTAACCTGCTCACTTGGTAACACTATAGACGTAATAGACAATGATAGTTTTGAGATAACAAAAAGGATAACTCATGAAGATTTCAATTTCCCACATGGGCTGGATATAGTGGATAACGGAAAGAAACTTTACGTAGCTTCCACTTATTCAGAGAAAATCTTCATAATAGATACCCAAACAGATGAAATAATAAAACATTTTCCCACTTATCAGAAGTTATCCCATATGATAGAACCATCCCCTGATAAAAAAACAATTTATGTTCCAAATATTGGTAGTGACAACATAACAATAATAGATACAGAAACAGAAGAAATAACAGGGCATTTCCCGGTTGGAAAAGGTCCAGAGGGTGTGGCTTGCTCTCCAGATGGCAAATATGTTTATGTAGCAAACCAAGAAGACAACACCTTATATGTCATAAACAGAAAAACATTAAAACCAGACTATAAAAGAAGAACAGGAGAATGCCCAATAAGAATCGTATTCTCCCCAGATGGAAAATATGCCTTTATTCCAAACAGATATTCCAGAGATGTTTCGGTAATAGCCACAAAACACAAAATGAAAGATCAATTAGTACCTTGGGAAATAAAAAGAATTCCGATAGGTATATGGCCAGGTGGAGTGTGCTTTAACGAATCAGGAAGCATGGCTTTTGTTGCCAACAACAAAACCAACGATATATCTTTTATAAATGTGGAAAAACTCGAAGAAACAACAAGAGTAAAAGCAGGAATACATCCAGATGGAATAGCCTATTTAAAAAAATAA
- a CDS encoding M3 family oligoendopeptidase yields the protein MKFENMKYERPNIQEIEQTFKELIDEFKSSNSAEKQLGIIHQLNDYSRDFSTMFSLANVRYAINTNDEFYKKEVEFINENEPTLDGLENEFKKLVFNSKFKDDLKEKLGEHYFNLIELKLKTFKPEIIEDLKEENKLKMQYTQLISSGKVEFQGKERTLSQLTPFEKSEDREIRKNASKAKYDWLASKMDQLDEIYDKLVKVRDRIAKKLGYENFVQLGYDRMRRTDFDHKMVKNYRQQVKEVLVPLTQKLYKEQKERVGIDDFKFYDEPYAFKGGNPDPVGTSDELVENARKMYEELSEETGKFFNFMINNHLLDLESKEGKRPGGFCTILPKYKSPFIFSNFNGTAGDVKVLTHEAGHGFQMYSSLDKEVPDYWIPTMESAEIHSMSMEFFTWPWWNLFYKNQAEKARYIHMLDALKFIPYGVAVDEFQHFVYENPTVTPEDRRKKWKELENKYLPHRDYDGHEYLENGGFWQRQTHIYATPFYYIDYTLAQVCALQFWKKDQDDHEKAWEDYVNLCKAGGEYPFTKLIEIANIELPFKDGALKNVVDKIETYINSVDVNSL from the coding sequence ATGAAATTTGAAAACATGAAATATGAAAGACCAAACATTCAAGAAATCGAACAAACATTCAAAGAGTTAATTGATGAATTTAAAAGCTCAAACTCTGCTGAAAAACAGCTGGGAATAATCCACCAGTTAAACGATTATTCCAGAGATTTTTCAACAATGTTCAGCCTTGCAAATGTAAGATATGCAATAAACACAAACGATGAATTCTACAAAAAAGAAGTGGAATTCATAAACGAAAACGAACCGACATTAGATGGACTTGAGAATGAATTCAAAAAATTGGTGTTCAACTCAAAATTCAAAGACGACCTAAAAGAAAAACTGGGAGAACATTATTTCAATTTAATAGAATTAAAATTAAAAACATTTAAACCTGAAATAATCGAAGACTTGAAAGAAGAAAACAAATTAAAAATGCAATATACTCAGTTAATCTCTTCCGGAAAAGTAGAATTCCAAGGAAAAGAAAGAACTTTATCCCAATTGACACCTTTTGAAAAATCAGAAGATAGAGAAATCAGAAAAAACGCCTCAAAAGCTAAATACGATTGGTTGGCATCAAAAATGGATCAATTAGATGAAATATACGATAAATTGGTAAAAGTTAGAGACAGAATAGCTAAAAAATTGGGTTATGAAAACTTTGTTCAACTTGGTTACGACAGAATGAGAAGAACTGATTTTGACCACAAAATGGTTAAAAATTACAGACAACAAGTCAAAGAAGTATTGGTACCACTAACACAAAAACTATACAAAGAACAAAAAGAAAGAGTTGGAATAGATGACTTCAAATTCTACGACGAACCATATGCTTTCAAAGGTGGAAACCCTGACCCGGTAGGAACATCAGATGAACTGGTTGAAAACGCAAGAAAAATGTACGAAGAATTATCAGAAGAAACGGGTAAATTCTTCAATTTTATGATAAACAATCATCTATTAGACCTCGAAAGTAAAGAAGGAAAAAGGCCCGGTGGTTTTTGTACAATACTACCAAAATACAAATCTCCATTCATTTTTAGCAACTTCAACGGAACAGCAGGAGATGTAAAGGTTCTAACTCACGAAGCAGGCCACGGCTTTCAAATGTACTCTTCATTGGATAAAGAAGTTCCAGATTATTGGATACCAACAATGGAATCAGCAGAAATTCATTCAATGAGCATGGAATTTTTCACATGGCCATGGTGGAATTTATTCTACAAAAATCAAGCAGAAAAAGCAAGATACATTCACATGCTTGATGCCTTAAAATTTATCCCATATGGTGTAGCAGTAGATGAATTCCAACACTTTGTTTACGAAAATCCAACCGTTACTCCAGAAGATAGAAGAAAAAAATGGAAAGAATTGGAAAACAAATATCTACCTCATAGAGACTATGATGGACATGAGTATTTAGAAAATGGTGGTTTCTGGCAAAGACAGACACATATTTATGCAACTCCTTTTTACTACATAGATTACACCTTAGCACAAGTATGCGCACTCCAGTTCTGGAAAAAAGACCAAGACGATCACGAAAAAGCATGGGAAGATTATGTTAATCTTTGTAAAGCAGGTGGAGAATATCCATTCACCAAATTAATAGAAATTGCTAATATTGAACTACCTTTCAAAGATGGAGCTCTAAAAAATGTTGTAGATAAAATAGAAACATACATAAATTCGGTTGATGTAAATTCTCTATAA
- a CDS encoding MarR family winged helix-turn-helix transcriptional regulator codes for MEEQLKLENQLCFSLYTASRLITRLYQPHLKKIGLTYLQYIVMLVMWEKEKIVLKELGDTLYLDSGTLSPLIKKLEKKDLVKKQRSEKDERILEVEITQKGRELKEKAKNIPFKIAEETGLTMEQYHNIKKMTDEFIKNHV; via the coding sequence ATGGAAGAACAATTAAAACTTGAAAATCAATTATGCTTTTCCCTATATACAGCATCAAGGTTAATAACAAGGCTCTACCAGCCTCATTTAAAAAAAATTGGCCTTACTTATTTACAGTACATAGTTATGCTCGTAATGTGGGAAAAAGAAAAAATTGTTTTAAAAGAACTCGGAGATACTCTATATCTTGATTCTGGGACCTTAAGTCCATTAATAAAGAAATTAGAAAAAAAAGATCTTGTAAAAAAGCAAAGAAGCGAAAAAGACGAAAGAATACTCGAAGTGGAAATAACACAAAAAGGAAGAGAATTAAAAGAAAAAGCAAAAAACATACCCTTCAAAATAGCAGAAGAAACCGGGCTAACAATGGAACAGTATCATAACATAAAAAAAATGACTGATGAATTCATAAAAAACCATGTTTAA
- a CDS encoding glutathione peroxidase has product MNFYDFSAKTNMGIEKNMKDYNGKVLLVVNTASKCGFTPQYEELQKLYEEYKDQDFEILAFPCNQFGNQEPGDNEEIRNFCKLNYNVTFQLFDKIDVNGENTHPIYKYLKENVKGLLNSKDIKWNFTKFLVDKNGDVVKRFAPIKKPLSMKKDIEELLKA; this is encoded by the coding sequence ATGAATTTTTACGATTTTTCGGCAAAAACAAACATGGGCATTGAAAAGAACATGAAAGATTACAACGGAAAAGTTTTATTAGTGGTAAATACAGCGAGCAAATGTGGTTTTACTCCACAATACGAAGAACTTCAAAAACTATATGAAGAATACAAAGATCAAGATTTTGAAATACTTGCCTTTCCTTGTAACCAGTTTGGAAATCAAGAACCAGGAGACAATGAAGAAATTAGAAATTTTTGTAAATTGAATTATAATGTAACTTTCCAGCTATTTGACAAAATCGATGTAAACGGTGAAAATACACACCCTATATATAAATATTTAAAAGAGAACGTAAAAGGGCTTCTTAACAGCAAAGATATAAAATGGAATTTTACAAAATTTTTGGTGGATAAAAATGGCGATGTTGTAAAAAGATTTGCTCCAATTAAAAAGCCATTAAGTATGAAAAAAGATATCGAAGAACTACTTAAGGCGTAA
- a CDS encoding ATP-binding protein yields MENIISELFNIQNNIIKNISLDFKRSLYKDINWNARMITITGARGTGKTTMVLQHYIEKYNNIKKCLYFSADNPLILKNGIYNTVKEYFKYYGECVIIDEIHKQNNWSEEIKALYDSYPDKKFIILGSSKIDILNAKGDLSRRTLIYNLKSLSFREFLILKHNKKIEKISLEKIIENHETISLELKNKIPNILGEFKEYLKQGAYPFFYNYSYPEYKSILNNVIDKIIYEDLSSIKNIKYSSINSIKKLIAFLTTSKIPTINVSSTCKEIGVSKETLYEFLDLLERADLIHIIREDNSKLRSIKNSKILFYNPNLYYSLAEEMWNSSADLGNIRESFFVSQIKNIEKIQASKIVDFTVNYDGKIIECEIGGKNKSRKQIKNIDNGYIFRDDQINGFGNIIPLYLIGFIQ; encoded by the coding sequence ATGGAGAATATTATATCTGAATTATTCAATATCCAAAATAACATTATAAAAAACATAAGTTTAGATTTTAAAAGATCTTTATATAAAGATATAAATTGGAATGCAAGAATGATAACTATTACAGGCGCAAGAGGTACAGGTAAAACTACAATGGTTTTGCAACATTACATAGAAAAATATAATAATATAAAAAAATGTTTATATTTTTCAGCTGATAACCCTTTAATATTGAAAAATGGAATATATAATACTGTAAAAGAATATTTTAAATACTATGGAGAATGTGTCATAATAGATGAAATCCACAAACAAAATAATTGGTCAGAAGAAATAAAAGCATTATATGATTCTTATCCTGATAAAAAATTCATTATTTTGGGAAGTTCTAAAATAGACATTCTCAATGCAAAAGGTGATTTATCCAGAAGGACTTTGATTTATAACTTAAAATCACTTTCTTTTAGAGAATTTTTGATTTTAAAACATAACAAAAAAATTGAAAAAATATCTTTAGAAAAAATTATAGAAAATCATGAAACAATATCACTTGAATTAAAAAATAAAATACCTAATATACTAGGAGAATTCAAAGAATATCTAAAACAAGGAGCTTATCCATTTTTTTATAACTATTCATATCCAGAATATAAAAGTATCTTAAATAATGTAATAGATAAGATAATATATGAAGATTTGAGCTCAATTAAAAATATCAAATATTCTTCAATTAATTCAATTAAAAAATTGATAGCTTTTTTAACAACTTCAAAAATACCAACAATTAATGTAAGTTCAACTTGCAAAGAAATAGGAGTATCGAAAGAGACCCTCTATGAATTTCTTGATTTATTAGAAAGAGCTGATTTAATCCATATAATAAGAGAAGATAATAGTAAATTAAGATCCATAAAAAATTCAAAAATACTTTTTTATAATCCAAATCTTTATTACTCTTTGGCTGAAGAGATGTGGAATAGTTCTGCCGATCTGGGAAATATTAGAGAATCTTTTTTTGTTTCTCAAATAAAAAATATTGAAAAAATTCAAGCTTCAAAGATCGTAGATTTCACAGTAAACTATGATGGTAAAATTATTGAATGTGAAATCGGGGGAAAGAATAAATCAAGAAAGCAAATTAAAAATATAGATAATGGCTATATCTTTAGAGATGATCAAATAAATGGGTTTGGGAACATTATACCTTTATATTTAATTGGTTTTATTCAGTGA
- a CDS encoding 3'-5' exonuclease has protein sequence MKDFLVFDTETTGLHPGNICQLSYIINNEKEEIAKNFFFTVDYIEPGAKRVHGFTEEKLIELSGGSTFKDFLPEIEEDFKRVDTIIAHNINFDLRFLKAEFENYGKEFNYNNSMCSMRRFTDICKIPNYNNRGLGRFKWPSLFELTKFMGIKRKDLVKETKRLFKDPRSKFHDARYDTVAVYLSIIKALDQKLI, from the coding sequence ATGAAAGATTTTTTGGTTTTTGATACTGAGACAACTGGTCTTCATCCGGGGAATATATGTCAATTATCTTATATAATAAACAATGAAAAAGAGGAGATAGCTAAAAATTTCTTTTTTACAGTTGATTATATAGAACCTGGTGCTAAAAGAGTGCACGGTTTTACAGAGGAAAAATTAATAGAACTATCTGGAGGGAGTACTTTTAAAGATTTTCTTCCTGAAATTGAGGAAGATTTTAAGAGAGTAGATACGATTATCGCACATAATATAAATTTTGATTTGAGATTTTTAAAAGCTGAATTTGAGAATTATGGAAAAGAATTTAATTACAATAATTCAATGTGTAGTATGAGAAGGTTCACAGATATTTGTAAAATTCCAAATTACAATAATCGTGGGTTGGGAAGATTCAAATGGCCTAGCCTTTTTGAACTAACGAAGTTCATGGGGATAAAAAGAAAAGATCTTGTCAAAGAAACAAAAAGACTTTTTAAAGACCCAAGGTCTAAATTTCATGATGCAAGATATGATACTGTTGCAGTTTATTTGAGTATAATAAAAGCTTTGGATCAAAAGTTGATATAG
- the efp gene encoding elongation factor P codes for MIAASDLKTGYVIQMNGDLYSVLKFKYNWSGRNSATVTLKLKNLENGSTLDTTMKGSEKVEDVMLDQKEMQYIYKSGDFYALMDNETYEQIEVHKDDLGDVVNFLAEEGIVNVSFHESRPVSFSLPKNVTLEVEYTEPGEKGDSTGNPLKPAKLSTGYEINVPLFVNIGEKIVVDTTTGQYVSRA; via the coding sequence ATGATTGCAGCTTCAGACTTGAAAACAGGATATGTAATTCAAATGAACGGAGACTTGTATTCTGTTTTAAAATTCAAATACAACTGGTCAGGTAGAAACTCTGCCACAGTTACACTAAAACTTAAAAATTTGGAAAATGGTTCTACATTAGATACAACAATGAAAGGATCAGAAAAAGTTGAAGACGTTATGCTTGATCAAAAAGAAATGCAGTATATTTACAAAAGTGGGGATTTCTATGCTTTAATGGATAACGAAACCTACGAACAAATAGAAGTACACAAAGACGATTTAGGAGATGTTGTCAATTTCCTTGCAGAAGAAGGAATAGTAAATGTTTCATTCCATGAAAGCAGACCAGTATCTTTCTCACTTCCTAAAAACGTTACCCTCGAAGTAGAGTACACAGAACCAGGAGAAAAAGGAGATTCAACAGGAAATCCACTTAAACCAGCAAAGCTATCCACTGGCTACGAAATTAACGTGCCTTTATTTGTAAATATCGGTGAAAAAATAGTAGTAGATACTACAACAGGTCAATACGTTTCAAGAGCATAA
- the earP gene encoding elongation factor P maturation arginine rhamnosyltransferase EarP — protein sequence MKLGIFSTIIDNFGDAGFTIRLAKAMTKIITPKDITIYTDYVDLFYKMVPDTEINIKNFKDYNDKNDIIFFMFQHIPDQNTLNKINKSSKKALIIDYFTTEKWADEANDKMSFVNGLKISVEYIVPGLSDNSAGILNFPLTSTTKKTKNNVYLYSPEKVLKILKLGTIWGYKKETNLKKMPFLPQKEFDSYLLGAKYNWIRGEDSFQLALNSGIPFFWEAYKQKDNIHHTKVKAFIEFISPFFKNESLKQKYIKMTNYLNDIEKIDLKELESIYDFYEENYTALKEAFECIKLHFKNKTNLQDFLIKKVTFL from the coding sequence ATGAAGTTGGGCATTTTTTCAACTATAATAGATAACTTTGGAGACGCTGGATTCACAATTAGGCTGGCAAAAGCAATGACAAAAATAATAACTCCAAAAGATATCACCATATACACAGATTACGTGGATTTATTTTATAAAATGGTACCAGATACAGAAATAAACATAAAAAATTTCAAAGATTATAACGATAAAAACGACATTATATTTTTCATGTTTCAACACATTCCAGATCAAAACACCTTAAATAAAATAAATAAAAGCTCTAAAAAAGCTCTCATAATAGACTATTTCACAACGGAAAAGTGGGCAGATGAAGCAAATGATAAAATGAGTTTTGTGAACGGGTTGAAAATTTCCGTAGAATACATAGTTCCAGGGTTATCAGATAATAGTGCAGGGATATTGAATTTTCCTTTAACCAGTACAACAAAAAAAACAAAAAACAATGTATATTTATACTCACCAGAAAAAGTTTTGAAAATATTGAAATTGGGAACAATTTGGGGCTATAAAAAAGAAACAAATTTAAAAAAAATGCCTTTTTTACCTCAAAAAGAATTTGATTCGTATCTTTTAGGGGCGAAATATAATTGGATTCGTGGAGAAGACTCTTTTCAATTGGCTCTAAATTCTGGGATACCTTTTTTCTGGGAAGCTTACAAACAAAAAGACAATATACATCACACAAAAGTAAAAGCTTTCATTGAGTTTATTTCACCATTTTTTAAAAATGAATCATTAAAACAAAAATATATAAAAATGACTAATTATTTAAACGATATAGAAAAAATAGACTTGAAAGAGTTAGAGTCTATATACGATTTTTATGAAGAAAATTATACAGCACTAAAAGAGGCTTTTGAATGTATTAAACTTCATTTTAAAAATAAAACAAATCTTCAAGATTTTTTAATAAAAAAAGTAACCTTTTTATAG
- a CDS encoding GDP-mannose 4,6-dehydratase, with the protein MKLLVTGCAGFIGFNYIKYTLKNINHKIFGIDKMTYAANPEIKDIHDDNFKFLQLDINNSKIKNIIDDFNPDYIINFAAETHVDNSFQKPNEFLINNVQGVLNLLNFINPKIKFIQISTDEVYGESEHPKAETDRLLPSNPYAVSKSSADLYVQSYRKTHNIKAYILRLTNNFGPYQNKEKLIPKYINALVENEKFPLYNKGEHYRTWLHTKETCYYINQLIEKNLEPGIYNLTSENTIKNIDLLKLIHETLSKKINLNYDFFEYFDYKNERIYHDFRYKMNDDKLRSIIKYNRRNFAEELEETVDFYLKKWESK; encoded by the coding sequence ATGAAATTATTAGTGACTGGTTGCGCAGGATTTATAGGTTTTAATTATATAAAATACACTCTTAAAAATATCAATCATAAAATTTTTGGAATAGACAAAATGACATACGCTGCAAATCCAGAAATAAAAGATATTCATGATGATAATTTTAAATTCTTACAACTCGACATAAACAACTCAAAAATTAAAAATATTATAGATGATTTTAACCCTGATTATATAATAAACTTTGCAGCAGAAACTCACGTAGATAATTCATTTCAAAAACCCAATGAATTTTTAATAAACAATGTTCAAGGTGTTTTAAATCTACTTAATTTTATCAACCCAAAAATAAAATTTATTCAAATCTCTACAGACGAAGTTTATGGAGAAAGCGAACATCCTAAAGCTGAAACAGACAGATTGTTGCCGAGTAACCCTTATGCTGTTAGTAAATCCTCAGCAGACTTATACGTACAATCGTACAGAAAAACACACAATATTAAAGCTTATATTCTAAGACTCACAAATAATTTTGGACCATATCAAAATAAAGAAAAACTAATACCCAAATACATTAATGCATTAGTTGAAAATGAAAAATTCCCCTTATACAATAAAGGAGAGCATTATAGAACTTGGTTGCATACCAAAGAAACTTGCTATTACATCAACCAATTAATCGAAAAAAATCTTGAGCCGGGTATTTACAACTTAACTTCAGAAAACACCATTAAAAATATTGATTTGCTGAAATTAATACACGAAACATTGTCTAAAAAAATTAATCTCAACTATGATTTTTTTGAATATTTTGATTATAAAAATGAAAGAATATACCATGATTTCAGATACAAGATGAATGATGATAAACTGAGAAGTATAATCAAATATAACAGAAGAAATTTTGCAGAAGAACTTGAAGAAACTGTGGATTTCTATTTGAAAAAGTGGGAATCAAAATGA